TGGTTCTTTAATAGTGCAGTAACAGAATAACGCAGACAGCTCCGAGTGAGTACGCTCTGTGAATGGGCGGTCTCTTTCATGTGTGGAATTCTGAAAGTTGTAAGAGCAAATATACACTTCTGGCACTCAGTTACCATTCGTCACAGAAGTGTTTCATGGGCGGGGTAAAGCTATCAGTGGATGCAAGACAAAAAGAAGTGAGACAAAGTCATAAAAAGTATACGGCCAGGTCAAGAAGTAATCTGCAGGGAAGAAACAGGTTGCCAAAATTTCTCCGCAAAGCAAAAAATGAGGATTATGGTGATGATTTTGGAGGGCAAGAAAAAGAAGCAGACTGAGGTAAAAAGgctttttctgatttttgaATGGCACTGGGTAGTCTTCATCTTTGATATGCAATAGAATATGAATGGTGGGGTTTTTCTTTGCTGTTATTATGTAGCAGCCGTTTCTTTTTGATAGCATCTGTCTGATCCACAGAAACCTGCTTTGAGTCTATTTTGAACTCGAAGAACCGGTTGCTCTAAATTAAAGCAGCAGCATTTGCTTCAGAGCAGTCAGCTACTATTTAAGACCTATATTGGAACATgttgtttgttgtgcagctcccAGGAAACCTCTTGGATGTGTACCATAGCCCGGGAATGGCAGCGCCTACTCTTACTGTCAGCAACTCCTGCCCTGCTGATCTTCCAAAAATTAAAAGGGAAATTACTGGTATAGTAACTTCCTTTTATAAACACGTGtcttgtttcatttatttatttattttttaataaacagtttAGCTTTTCATAACATGAACGCTAACATTTTGTCTTTCAGATGCAGATGCCAAAGCAATAATAAAAGAAAGGCAGAAGAAAGACAACCATAACCTCAGTAAATCAAACCTttgtttaaaatctttttttttacttcttgtTTGAATatgaatacaataaaaatatagaCCCCAATGCAGATTCAGAACCACAACATCCTATTTACTTATTCGTGCACTTCTGCTTAATACCAGCTGATTGTTGGAGGTAACTTCGTGTGCCTTTGCTTCCTCTCTTTGTTGGTTGCAGTTGAGAGGAGGCGTCGGTTCAACATCAATGACCGCATAAAGGAGTTGGGCACTTTGATACCCAAGTCATCAGACCCGTAAGTGGGATATTCATTTTCCACTGCTAACATGAAGTTACACTGTTTGAACTTTAATGCCAGGGGGCCACGCATGCAGCGTATAAATCATGATCTTGTCCTCTGCTTCTGTTGTCTTTCCTGTCTTCACTGACATCGCAACAATGACAGAGAGATGCGCTGGAATAAAGGTACCATTCTCAAGGCTTCTGTAGACTACATCAGGAAACTGcagaaggagcagcagagagcCAAGGATGTTGAGATGAGGCAGAAGAAGCTGGAGCAAGCCAACCACTCCTTAATGTTACGCATCCAGGTCagtgttcagttcagttttatttatgtagcgctGTTTCACAGGAATGGTCATCTCaaagtgtgttttgttgtaAGGTGATGACATTAGTGAGAGAATCCTGACAATCGAATGAGGCTGTATGAAAAGgctccattttaacaggaagagatctCTAACAGAACCAGACTTGGCAatgggcagccatctgccatgactggATTGCGGTCATGGCTTTGTTGGGTTGATGTGGTGGGTTTGCAGTGAGGTCATGATATGGCTTGATCTTCAAGGGCTTGCCAACTGTGGATTTTACAGCCATTAAAAGAAATATCTACTATGGACATATATGATCTCTTGATTTccatcagctgaaggcttttcagggagcttTTAGAACAGCCTtataataagtaataataataataatacattttatttgaaagcgcctttcaaaacactcaaggtcactgtacacagtagagtaaaaagcaagataaaagcaaagagtttacacaatcataaaagcataagacataaacaaatttaaaatagccaaatggagaggttatgtgggataagctattttgaacaagtgggttttgagttgggacttaaagagagagaaggtagagatatttcttaaatcaggagGTAGGGAATTCCCGAGTcgtggagcagagcagctgaaagccctgctccccatggtgacaagacggggggaggggacggagagtgaaagggaagaagaagatctgagacaaCGAGATGGGGCGGTGATGTTAACCAGATCAGAGAGAtatggaggagagagatgatgaatagctttaaatgtgtacaagagtattttgaaattgatacgatATTTGACcgggagccaatgaagctgctgcaggacaggagtgatgtggtggacagaaggggtcctggtgatgatacgggcagcagagtgaagcttgtggatggatttttgagtaagaccaaaaagaagtgaattacaataatcaatccgGGAAGTAACAAGGCTATGGACAAGAATGGCAGTAGCATGTGGGGTGAGAAAAGGACGGAGACGATTAATGTTGCGCAATTGAAAATATGCAGACCGAGTAACATTATTATTGTGTGAATTGAAAGATAGAGTACTGTCGAGAATGACACCCAAACttttcacagaggaagaaacGAAGTAATCGAATAGTGCATCTTAGAAGCTTTTATATGAACAAGtatttcagcatcactctgaaaaAGAATGTCTCTGATTTACTCGGCAGAGAAAATAAGGCTTTCTTAATTTACAGAAATGTAAGCAGGGCGTGAACTGTTTGTCTTCATAAATGTAGTGACTTCCACGTCCTTGGCCCTGCTTTGTTGTTGTCTTTTCActcatatttttttctaaacaaagAAGGTCTTTGTCTTGCTGAAGAAATGTCTGTGTAACTGTCGTCACTACTGTAATACATACAGTAAGTTTGTGAAGTGTCTGCACTCGTCCTGTTGGTTTACTCAGACATAAAGTTTGCACAAAATAGGTGAAATCCACAAAAAGTTATGTTTGCTTTATTTAGTTCTCaactatttatttttcttccttattGCAAATTTGGATCACCAAAAGTTAAGACTTGCTTTGTTCCATCTGTGTTTCATCTTATTTAGacagcaatatttttttaaactgtgttttttgggtgtAAGGTTTAACACATGGAATGAATTTttcaatgcaaaaacaaaaaaaggagctatGCAATATAGGTGTGCAATAGATTATGCAATATTGACATGAGTGATTTCTGGCCATCTGATTAGAAAACATGCTGttcttgttttttggggggcgatcgtggctcaagagttgggagttcgccttgtaatcagaaggttgccggttcgagccctggcttggacagtctcggtcgttgtgtccttgggcaagacacttcacccgttgcctactggtggtggtcagagggcccggtggcgccagtgttcggcagcctcgcctctgtcagtgcgccccagggtggctgtggctacagtgtagcttgccatcaccagtgtgtgaatgtgtgtgtgaatgggtggatgactggatatgtaaagcgctttggggtccttagggactgttaaagcgctatataaatacaggccatttaccatttaccatttgttttCAGGAACTGGAAATGCAGGCACGGCTTCACGGCCTCTCATCCTCCaacaacatttctgctctgagcTCCGACCCCTCCCTGCTCCAGCAGCAGTCCACAGTTCCACAGAGCAGCCAGTCTCTGGCTCCCAACACGGGAGGAGCCTCCAACCAGAACCTCCTCGGTCCGGTAGCCATTGGACAACCTTTGCCTGCCTCCTTCCTGTCCCCACCCTCCTCAGACTCTCCCGCCGGACTCACCATAAGTAGTCCGCTGGACCTGGGCAGCCTGAGCTTCGCTGAGCTCGATGACCCCCCGGCCTCCGCCCTCTACTCCGATATGGGTTTGGGAGACATACTTATGGATGACGGGTGCACTCTGTCTCCAGAGAGGATTGGCGAGCCGCTGTTTTCTCCTTTGTCACCGGGTGCCTCTAAAACCAGCAGTCGCAGGAGCAGCCTTGAGATGGACGAGGACTTGTGATGATTTGCCTGTGGTCAGAGACTCTGTAGGGACAAGAATGTCGGGAAGTGCAGTTTATCCTTAAATAACTATAGCTATTTATAGAACTGCACAATTGAACTTTAAATAGTCAAATTTAACTATAATTATGAACAAAACTAACACCAGAAGACAGcaaattttaatttttctttgtttgtttgtttgttttttgctatacaaattcattattattgttcCTGTTTGGAGCCAGTCAGACATCAGATGATTATGTCTGAGTTTCTGAATGCAATCTTAGTATAAAATGCAATATTGTACAATAGGGGCATGGACCTAGCATTAAGAAATATTACATTCTTAAATAGTTGTTAAGATTTCTTCAGAGATTTTAAGAGGGATATAAGGTTTGCTTGAATTTATTATATGCATATTTGTAGGGAAGAAAGCTGTGAGGTTTCTTTTTCGTGACAGGACATGTTTGGCACAACTAACTTGTCAAGAGATGCCAATATATAGcatatattttgtgtgtgtgtgtgtgtgtgtttgttttttgtttttcttcaaactGACTGGAATCAGGGTTTGTTAAAAGCAGTTGCATGCTCCTGCGTGTTGGGTTGTATCACCAGCAACTACAGAAGGGATCTCTGTAAAAAAGTGAATTGGCACATTGTGTAGTAGTTACAGCACATTGTAAATAAGAGTCTTTTATTTTGAGCAAGTTCTTTGCACCTTATTTTATTGTAGTCTATGCATTTTAAGAAAGcttgtgtctgtttttattaCTACTACATACAGCGGACAGCTAAGGCCCAGGCTGCATGTATTTGTAATAAAACCTTAAAGGCggtgaaaaaaaatcacttgcTGCTGCAGCTAGTTAGCCAAAGCAGGATTTCTTCCAGAGTAGCTACAAATTACAAATCagcatttttatatatatatatatatatatatacatcgtCTTTTTTTTGAATATATTCACTCAGTCAGTGGGAATGCAGAACAATTTTCTCCTTTTACAAAAGTACTGTAgttcattacatttttttttatacctgATCATTTGATAAGTAGTTTCTGCAGACTAATGTGTGTTGTCAGTTTGTCTCCATTAACCTTTGTGATCactgaataatttttttaaccAGTTAGCATGTTCTAATAAATATGTGgggtgtgttttttgttgtttttttggatgATGAAAAGTGATATAATCTAATAATGGATTCCTGCTCATTGTAGTCTGAATTCAGTTGGCTCAgacctcctttttttttttttttaaaccaaccaCTAGTCTCACTTCTGTTATAACAATGTATGATGTTTTATTGAATGAAATCTCAATGCAATTATTATTCCATTAAATAGTCACAAATGTTAGGTTTTTTTTCATCACATGCTTACTGAACCTTGTGTACAGTTAATGAATGTGTGTTTgagcatttttttgtttgttttttctaacaCTGATGCACTGTTTTTAGTTAAAACAgccaaaaacatatttaaatcaTAGCTTTGAGTGGCATTGATTGGTGgttacaattatttttttaagctctCCACTGATCGTTCAGAGCGTTGGAGGTACCTTTCAGCTTAAAGCAGCTCCACTCCGTCACTCAGCGTTGCTCGTCGTGTTCCCGTAAATCACAGAGTAGAACTTCTGTACCTTTTTAGCTTTTACTCTTCTCCACAATATTAACCCTGTCTTAACCAGGCATATACACAGTGACTCATACTCACACTGACTGTTAACTACAAACCAATATGTCTTGTCACTGCAATTTGGCTTTGAGAAgatttttaacaaataaatgATTGCCATCGGTTTGTGTGTGGATGTGCCTTATTTTCTGGCAGTAGGCGTCAGTGGTAAAGCATCTGAGAGATTTCCATAGCGAGGTCCAGGCATTCTGTAGCGTGGAGGCACAAGTCGCACAGTGGACAGTCGCTCTGGAAGCAGCGAGAAACACCCAGACACCCGCACAGGTTGCAGTGGTGCATCACATGCAGGAGAGGCTCGCAGTCGTAGAAGGACGAGCAAAGCCACCAGGCGCACCCGTTAAACCCCCTCAGCGTGGACAGGAGGCAGTCCAGGGGGTGGCAGAAGAGGCAGGCCATGAGGATCGCAGCACAAAGGTCTCCCATAGAAGAGAAGGGTTAGTGAGGAAAGatgcagaaagaaaacagatatATGGGAACAATGAGATGAAATAGGATTTCACTAAAGTCTATTGTCCTTACCCTCTGCGCCTGGGTCGGTGTGAGCAGAAGTGGTTTTAAGGCTTTCTTGGCTCTTGCCCTTTGGTTTGGGTGGATGGCTCAATTCATGGACTGTGCTGACCTCCAGAGAGGACGGCAGCAGGGCACTGCGAGGTTTTGGCTGCTCCTTTTCCACAGATTGTGGACTGCAGTTAGGTACTGCTCTGGTCACTCCTGACTTTGGtatattttgcatgtttttgggAGCTTCTGTGTGAGACAGAAGAAATTTGTTGTGGAAACATTTTTCAGAGGAGAAAATTACAAGTAAAGAACTCACAGGTCAGCGTACCTACTGTTCTATGGGGGAAGACATTCGCAGAGAGGTCCACTGAAGATAGTTCAGTGTCCTCAGTGGAAATCTGCTCTGAAAAACTATTGACTTCAGTCAAAGATTCTGAAAGCGCAGAAACAAGGAGAAATCAGGGTACTaagcatgtgtgttttcattaatACGTGTTTCATGTGAGCATACCTGTAAGGTCTGCAGTGGAATCACGTGTAACAGGCAACTTTGAAGTAGCAGGTAGTGGATCGTGGACCGCTGCTTTGTCAGCATTTCTATCGTACGCTTTTTCAGTCGTATCTGCAGAATTGAGCATGTCATCCATCGTGGCAATCACCTGAATATGTCATCTGCCTCTGTCTTTGTAAAATAtggaaaacaacatttaaattacacatttaattaaagATTATAGCAGTGAATATTATGTTTTGATCATTTCTCCTCTTAAACTGGAATAGATGACTTTGTAATGCTGTAATGAAAAGCCATTGCCATCATTTTGTGCCACTACCAGAGAGCCAGAGTCTCTGGCTGAGGTTTTGTAGCTGTCAGTAATGAGTGGACATCTTGGGAAGTTAATCTATTATTTATCTCCATTTTAGATACATTTATAATGTAGATGAAAGCTAGTACACTCATATCCTGACAGCAATATGAGGAAGTGAGATCTTGAGTTTGCActcattaaaaattaatttcttGAAGTAGTACTTACcttctttgacatttttcatacAGAACATTTTATccacatttctgctttttgatgAAATTTATGAGAGAGACAATCTACAAGGTAAGGTAAGGGGGCGCGAGAATAAATCAAAAACAATGTAGTACCAAAAGTAACATATTTAGATTCGGTATATTTAATCAATTTGAAGGTTTGTAGTCACAAGCCATAAATACTTGAACACTGTGCTTTGGAAATATATCAGCATCTACAAAGTCTGTCCAGTTTATCTCTCCTTATTAGCTTCATAGGAAACAAGGCATACTTACATTTCACAGCATTTTGTAGAGGACAATCCAACACGCAGCCTTAATCACATCTCTCAGTGGTGGAGGTGTAACTGCTGCCATGGTCGTGCacgatctctctctctctctctctctctctctctctttccctctctgtgagtgtgtttgtgtcggGTGAGTCGGTGAGACGGACCGAAAATGTAATATATTTGCTTTTGTAAATAACTTTTTACGTCCTACCTAATATTAGTGGTACTTTTATACTACTGTAGTGCCTACATTTACTATTAATAAGCACATCTTAACAAGAAATTGTGAAGCCATATTATTGTGTCAGCCTATCAGTGACTAAATGGTGTGTCAACCAATGACTGAATACATATATATctcaaaagaaagaacaaaaactcaaaatttaACACTTGATAGGAAAAGACACACTGCTGGAACATGTTATCATTAGCAGGGATCGTGTTAAGGAATGCAAACaaggaaaagaagaagctgaagtaTGCCAACTTACTCAGGTACTGGACGGAAAGTCAGGGGCAAAAGGTTTGATGGAGTGATGACTCCAAATTTAGtctaaatcatcatcatcatatgcagaggaggtcaggagagcgctacagcagtgagtgtctacagtcGTCTATAAAACATATTGGAGGCTCaaaccaactgtcaagcatgcTGGTTTAAGGGTGGTGATTTGAGCTTGTTCTGCAGCCACAAGAGATAGTCACCTTGCAGCTGACAAACTCCTCTGTATGCCAAAgttttctagagtcaaatgtgaggccgtCTGTCCGACAGCTAAAGCTTCTCCTAAATTAGGCCATGCAACAGGATAATGACCCCAaatacagcagcaaatctacagcatggaagcccagacctcaatctgactgaaatgctgtgtataaAGGAATGCTTGCAATGCTTGAATTGAAGCAGCAGAAGTTACTGCTGCTAACTGCTGGTTCTGTAAACTACTCAAACATAGAATGATTGCGATATCgaactaaaacaaatgcctgaatcctaaattgtggatatcctattgtggtgatctgaaatgtaacactaaatgtgattCAGAAAGTTTTCCTTTGTATATATTACTTTGCATCCAGTGGTTAATATATACTAAAGAGTATATATTTTCATTATAGTCAACAAAAATTGGGACTAAAATCTGGATTTAGATGCATGGAAACCTCTTGTTTTGTGCCATGTACTGTCACATATGCTAAGCCTAATTACACAATGATAGCCTGAGCCTATTCTTGTTAAATGATGAAAAACTCAAAGGGCACGTTTCAGCAGTGGATCTGTGTGAAATCAGCAACTTGCAAAACTAAATCAAAATGTGGACTATTGATTCTAAAAACAGAAATCGCGATAAAGTTCAACATTCACTAAAACCGCAATTCAATCATCTGAGAATCTTTACTCATGAAATTATAACGGTTAGATGAATTTATATGCAGTGATttactgatcaatgatcaaagGGGAGATTTAGGCCACAAAGATTGTCATGAAAAGTAGGGGGCATCTGATCTCCTGTAACCTGTTGAGCTAAGCTGTCTTTCCAGCTCCGCCCTCTGATTTAAAAAACTTATGTTGTCAAAGTTATTTGATTGCAAATGTATTTTGGAAATCTCGCCGTACATTTTTCAATGTCAGCAGTGTGAAAACCTGCACTGATCTGACCTAATTTCTTCCTCCTCTGATTCCTGACCTTGGAAGGGagagaaatatatttttgttttgtttttgtttgtcttcttgttttatttaattcctCCTGGGATTTGGATCCAACAAGTAAAGAATGCatattatgcacacacacaaacacacatgcagctaTTACCCATTTCTTGTATTCTTGAATAAAGACATTGatgtgacacatttaaaatgcagtcaattgtttttattgttatattattaagagaaaaaaaaggtgggGGTGGTGGGGGAGAAAGGAGTAAAGGGGAAGAAAGGAGGTAAAGAgatagaggagagaaaaccccaacaatcccctctgagcaagcactaggcgacagtggataggaaaaactccctttaaaggaagaaacctatgacagaaccaggctctagagggggcagtcaactgtcggGACCGGTTGGGGGGTGAGTgtgaaaagggggggggggggagaaaggAGGTAAAGAgatagaggagagaaaaccccaacaacaatcccctctgagcaagcactaggcgacagtggataggaaaaactccctttaaaggattaaaggaagaaacctatgacagaaccaggctctagagggggcagtcaactgtcgggactggttggggggtgagtgtgaaaagggggggggggggggatgggAGAGGTGTTAGTAATTaaagggggagggggggatTAAGTTGGAACggaggtggaggaagacgagGTGACATCGGCGGCAGTGAAAGAAGGAGTGTCCCTCCTCCGGAAGAAGCGGAAGAAGcgtcttttcttcttctccagaTGCTTTTCTATGAGCACTTTTTTCTCGAGGATGAGGATTTTCAACTCCTCGattgtttctgtattttgctGCTCCAGTTTATTGCATTTTTTCTCCACTTCTTCTAATTCAGCTTGTTTTTCTTCCAACCTTTCTTTCAGTACTTTAGATGTCGCCTcctgtttttgcagtttttcattttctccttcCAGCTCAGTTACTTTGTACTTCATTTTGTTATGAAGTTCTTGCAGCTCTTGATAGTTCTGCAGTGTCTCATCAAACTTTACCTGCAGCATCCTGTCTTTTCCCTCCATGTGCTGGAGTTGGCACTCCATGTCTCCCTGCTTTCTGTCCAGCTGCTTTTTCTCTTggaggatttctttattttgtcgcagagcttcatcaagctttCCTTGCAAGCTTTCATTTTGTTGCTCGATGCTCTGAAGCTTGCAATccatttccttttgtttgaTCTCTTGTTCCCCTTTCtcttgaagaagcttctcattTGCTTGCAGTGTGTCACCAAGCCTTTTTTTCTCAATACTGTACATTAACTCCATGTCTAGGAGATTGCGGTCCATCCCTCTCTTCTTCATGTCCTCATGTTTCTTCCCTTGGacaagttttttattttgtcgcagagcttcatcaagctttCCTTGCAAGCTTTCATTGTGTTGCTTGATGCTCTGAAGCTTGCGatccatttctttttgtttgatcTCCTGTTGCCTTTTCTCTTGTAGAAGCTTTTCATTTGCTTGCAGTGTGTCACCAAGCCTTTTTTTCTCAATACTGTACATTAACTCCATGTCTAGGAGATTGCGGTCCATCCC
This genomic interval from Oreochromis niloticus isolate F11D_XX linkage group LG5, O_niloticus_UMD_NMBU, whole genome shotgun sequence contains the following:
- the si:dkey-245f22.3 gene encoding uncharacterized protein si:dkey-245f22.3; protein product: MDDMLNSADTTEKAYDRNADKAAVHDPLPATSKLPVTRDSTADLTESLTEVNSFSEQISTEDTELSSVDLSANVFPHRTVEAPKNMQNIPKSGVTRAVPNCSPQSVEKEQPKPRSALLPSSLEVSTVHELSHPPKPKGKSQESLKTTSAHTDPGAEDLCAAILMACLFCHPLDCLLSTLRGFNGCAWWLCSSFYDCEPLLHVMHHCNLCGCLGVSRCFQSDCPLCDLCLHATECLDLAMEISQMLYH
- the tfe3b gene encoding transcription factor E3b, translated to MSSRVLLRQQLMREQAQEQERREALAQQQQASASQLRAPNSTPAISVTLPPNAARPPPAQVPVEVLKVQTHLENPTKYHIQQAQRQQVKQYLSTTLGNKAIPQTLSLSPAPQSSSAPEVAPTASSAPNSPMALLNIGSNKEEIDDVIDDIISLESSFNDDIITLIDSGLQLPSTLPGNLLDVYHSPGMAAPTLTVSNSCPADLPKIKREITDADAKAIIKERQKKDNHNLIERRRRFNINDRIKELGTLIPKSSDPEMRWNKGTILKASVDYIRKLQKEQQRAKDVEMRQKKLEQANHSLMLRIQELEMQARLHGLSSSNNISALSSDPSLLQQQSTVPQSSQSLAPNTGGASNQNLLGPVAIGQPLPASFLSPPSSDSPAGLTISSPLDLGSLSFAELDDPPASALYSDMGLGDILMDDGCTLSPERIGEPLFSPLSPGASKTSSRRSSLEMDEDL